A section of the Tenrec ecaudatus isolate mTenEca1 chromosome 10, mTenEca1.hap1, whole genome shotgun sequence genome encodes:
- the LOC142458178 gene encoding olfactory receptor 1A1-like, whose translation MREDNQSSTQGFVLLGITGQQQQEDVFFILFFFIYPITLIGNLLIILAIRSDVRLHNPMYFFLTNLSFIDILFSSLTVPKMLANHLLGSKAISFGGCLAQMYFMIAFANTDSYILAVMAYDRAVAISRPLHYTTIISPRSCVLLVVGSWVIGNTNALPHTLLAAGLSFCGNREVANFYCDIIPLLKLSCSDIHLNVKMMYFGVCVFSVPLLCIIISYIRVFATVLRVPSTKGVAKAFSTCGSHLTVVSLYYGTVMGTYFRPLSSYSLKDAVITVMYMAVTPMLNPFIYSLRNRDMKAALGKLFSKRTSL comes from the coding sequence ATGAGGGAAGACAACCAGTCCTCAACCCAGGGGTTCGTTCTCCTGGGAATTACAGGTcagcaacagcaggaagatgtCTTCTTCATCCTCTTCTTCTTTATTTACCCCATCACATTGATTGGAAACCTGCTCATCATCTTGGCCATTCGCTCTGATGTCCGCCTTCACAACCCCATGTACTTTTTCCTCACCAATCTCTCCTTTATTGACATCCTCTTCTCATCTCTAACTGTCCCTAAAATGCTGGCAAACCACCTCTTGGGCAGCAAAGCCATCTCCTTTGGAGGGTGCTTAGCACAGATGTATTTCATGATTGCCTTTGCTAACACAGATAGCTATATCTTGGCTGTGATGGCATATGACCGTGCTGTGGCCATCAGCCGTCCTCTTCATTACACAACAATCATCAGCCCAAGGTCTTGTGTCCTGCTTGTTGTTGGGTCTTGGGTGATTGGAAACACCAacgccctcccccacaccctgctGGCAGCTGGTCTGTCCTTCTgtggaaacagggaagtggcCAACTTTTACTGTGACATTATCCCTTTACTCAAGTTGTCCTGTTCTGATATCCACTTGAATGTGAAAATGATGTACTTTGGAGTTTGTGTTTTTAGTGTGCCATTGCTTTGCATCATAATCTCCTACATCCGGGTCTTTGCCACTGTCCTACGGGTTCCATCCACCAAGGGTGTAGCCAAAGCCTTCTCCACGTGTGGCTCCCACCTCACAGTTGTATCTTTGTATTATGGGACAGTGATGGGTACATATTTTCGCCCTCTGAGCAGCTACAGCCTAAAGGATGCAGTGATAACTGTGATGTACATGGCAGTGACCCCCATGCTAAATCCTTTcatctacagtctgagaaaccgggACATGAAGGCTGCCTTAGGGAAACTCTTCAGCAAGAGAACATCTTTATAG